The Cellulophaga sp. L1A9 genome window below encodes:
- a CDS encoding TonB-dependent receptor domain-containing protein: MYKIFALLCCFQMVQSSYSQTVKGKLIDAKSNPIEGAYILNIHSEKHTHSNELGFFKLEGNQVGDTLRIGALGYKKQNFVIQDLTQNQRLVIQLVEESFELDEIVIRPTLNGLNVVSAIDLKTTPVKSSQELLQKVPGLIIGQHAGGGKAEQLFLRGFDIDHGTDIAISVDGMPVNMVSHAHGQGYADLHFVIPETLDNIDFGKGPYYANKGNFATAAYVDFTTKNHLDKSMLRYEVGDFGWNRALGMFNLVNSDTDYAYIATELTQFDGAFDSPQNFSRLNLFGKYSTRFKDASTLSVSASHFTSTWDASGQIPERAVASGLISRFGAIDDTEGGTTSRTNLNASLLKILDDETFIRSNVFYANYGFELYSNFTFFLEDPENGDQIKQFEDRDIFGFNSELQKNMTWGTSEVLLKAGVGLRADYNNDVELSHTLNRKTIVENIQLGSIKETNSFAYASLDYELGNFTVIPGLRLDYFNFQYTDDLQEIYTNTSEDKAFLAPKLNVLYSSNPELQFFLKSGIGYHSNDTRVVVATTEEETLPAAYGVDLGTLWRPTPKVFLNATAWYLYLEQEFVYVGDAGIVEPSGKTERFGVDFGVRYQLTDWLFFNTDLTLTKARSIEEASGEDYIPLAPDFTMAGGLSVLNLGRFSGGINYRFIDDRPANEDNSIVADGYFVSDVKLDYQVSKNLGIGLAVENLFDTEWNETQFATTSRLQNEIAPVEEIHFTPGTPFFLKGSLTYTF, encoded by the coding sequence ATGTATAAAATTTTCGCCCTATTATGTTGTTTTCAAATGGTTCAAAGTAGCTATTCACAAACGGTGAAGGGAAAACTGATTGACGCAAAAAGCAATCCTATTGAAGGGGCGTATATTTTAAATATACATTCCGAAAAGCATACCCATAGTAATGAGTTAGGTTTTTTTAAGTTAGAAGGCAATCAAGTAGGAGATACCCTTCGTATTGGAGCTTTAGGCTATAAAAAGCAGAATTTCGTGATACAGGATCTCACGCAAAATCAACGCCTCGTCATCCAATTGGTTGAAGAATCTTTTGAGTTAGATGAGATTGTTATTAGACCTACATTAAATGGATTGAATGTAGTTTCGGCGATAGATTTAAAAACAACACCCGTAAAATCATCTCAAGAATTATTGCAAAAAGTACCAGGTCTGATTATTGGTCAGCATGCAGGTGGCGGAAAAGCAGAGCAGCTATTTTTAAGAGGTTTTGATATTGATCATGGAACCGATATTGCCATTTCTGTAGATGGTATGCCCGTAAATATGGTGTCTCATGCGCATGGCCAAGGGTATGCCGATTTGCATTTTGTAATTCCGGAAACCTTAGATAATATAGATTTTGGTAAGGGTCCTTATTATGCGAATAAAGGAAATTTTGCTACAGCAGCTTACGTAGATTTTACTACTAAGAATCATTTAGATAAGAGTATGCTTCGGTATGAAGTTGGAGATTTTGGATGGAACAGGGCCTTAGGAATGTTTAATTTGGTCAATTCAGATACAGACTATGCGTATATAGCTACTGAATTAACGCAATTTGATGGCGCTTTTGATTCGCCTCAGAATTTTTCAAGACTCAATCTTTTTGGGAAGTATAGTACCCGTTTTAAAGATGCAAGTACCTTATCTGTTTCGGCGTCACATTTTACAAGTACTTGGGATGCCTCAGGGCAAATACCCGAACGTGCTGTAGCTAGCGGATTGATTTCCAGATTTGGTGCTATAGATGATACGGAAGGTGGTACGACCAGTAGAACTAATCTTAACGCTTCATTACTTAAAATTTTAGATGATGAGACGTTCATACGGTCTAATGTGTTCTATGCGAACTACGGGTTTGAGTTGTACTCCAATTTCACTTTCTTTTTAGAGGATCCAGAAAATGGAGATCAAATAAAACAGTTTGAGGATCGTGATATTTTTGGGTTTAATTCTGAATTGCAAAAGAACATGACCTGGGGTACCTCTGAAGTATTGCTAAAAGCAGGAGTAGGGCTAAGGGCAGATTATAATAATGACGTAGAATTATCACATACCTTAAATAGAAAAACAATAGTAGAAAACATACAATTAGGGAGCATCAAAGAAACTAATAGTTTTGCCTATGCAAGTCTAGATTATGAATTGGGTAATTTTACTGTAATTCCTGGATTACGATTGGATTATTTCAATTTTCAGTATACAGATGATTTACAAGAAATTTATACCAATACGTCAGAGGATAAAGCATTTCTAGCGCCAAAATTAAATGTATTGTATTCGAGCAATCCAGAACTACAATTTTTTCTAAAATCAGGAATTGGGTATCACTCTAATGATACGCGTGTGGTGGTAGCGACAACTGAAGAAGAAACCCTTCCTGCAGCTTATGGGGTAGATTTAGGAACTCTTTGGCGTCCTACGCCTAAAGTATTTTTAAATGCCACCGCATGGTATTTGTATTTAGAACAAGAGTTTGTTTACGTGGGTGATGCGGGTATCGTAGAACCTAGCGGTAAAACGGAACGTTTTGGGGTAGATTTTGGGGTACGTTACCAATTAACCGATTGGTTGTTTTTTAATACAGATTTAACCCTAACAAAAGCACGAAGTATAGAAGAGGCTTCTGGGGAAGATTATATTCCGCTGGCACCAGATTTCACCATGGCGGGAGGGTTGAGTGTGCTTAATTTAGGACGATTCTCAGGAGGAATCAACTACCGTTTTATAGATGACCGTCCGGCAAATGAAGATAACTCCATAGTTGCAGACGGGTATTTTGTAAGCGATGTAAAGCTTGACTACCAAGTTTCTAAAAATTTGGGAATTGGTCTTGCCGTAGAAAACCTGTTTGATACGGAATGGAATGAAACTCAATTTGCAACAACATCAAGGCTTCAGAATGAAATAGCACCAGTAGAAGAAATTCATTTCACTCCTGGAACGCCATTTTTTCTAAAAGGAAGTTTAACGTATACATTTTAA